A genomic segment from Arcobacter acticola encodes:
- a CDS encoding gamma-glutamylcyclotransferase family protein gives MEKLFIYGTLAPGRPNEHKLSDIDGIWEEGIVKGVLHQEGWGSDLGFPGIILDENANEIKGFLFTSKELYKKLDELDSFEGEEYRRVLVKVTLNGGNTTYAYIYELNQK, from the coding sequence ATGGAAAAATTATTTATATATGGAACCCTAGCTCCTGGAAGACCAAATGAACATAAATTAAGTGATATTGATGGTATTTGGGAAGAGGGAATTGTTAAAGGAGTTTTACATCAAGAAGGATGGGGTTCTGATCTTGGGTTTCCTGGAATTATATTAGATGAAAATGCAAATGAAATTAAAGGTTTTCTATTTACTTCAAAGGAACTTTATAAAAAATTGGATGAATTAGATAGCTTTGAAGGAGAAGAGTATCGTAGGGTTCTTGTAAAAGTTACATTAAACGGTGGAAATACAACTTATGCATATATTTATGAATTAAATCAAAAGTAA
- a CDS encoding agmatinase family protein — MSYRTLEEEIKVLEQGLPPVEGDGFIGGRLDPQEASLVLVPVPWEATVSYGEGTALAPDAMRLSSHQLDVETYHYIKPYTAGIAMLETDKSLLKLSNKARKKALKVIEALENGKKSKKALNFVNEASDTLNNAVYEKSIEQLNKSKFVGVVGGDHSSPLGLIKALNDTQNERFGILHVDAHHDLRKAYEGFTYSHASIFYNAMNECDKISNLVQFGIRDYSSEESQRLFNYGYKGACLYDTDMQQQLAWGVSLENVFSPYIEKLPRNVYLSIDIDGLEPLNCPNTGTPVPGGLRYGELEHLIFMVVRSGRNIIGFDLCEVGDSVDGWDANVGSRILYQLCGALLASQGKIPYK; from the coding sequence ATGTCATATAGAACTTTAGAAGAAGAAATAAAAGTATTAGAGCAAGGATTGCCTCCAGTTGAAGGTGATGGTTTTATTGGTGGTAGATTAGATCCCCAAGAAGCTAGTTTAGTTTTAGTTCCAGTTCCATGGGAAGCTACTGTTTCATATGGTGAAGGGACTGCACTTGCTCCTGATGCTATGAGACTTTCAAGTCATCAACTTGATGTTGAAACATATCATTATATTAAGCCATATACAGCTGGTATTGCCATGCTTGAAACTGATAAAAGTCTATTAAAACTAAGTAATAAAGCCAGAAAAAAAGCTTTAAAAGTTATTGAAGCCTTAGAAAATGGTAAAAAAAGTAAGAAAGCTCTAAACTTTGTAAATGAAGCTTCAGATACATTAAACAATGCAGTATATGAAAAATCAATAGAACAATTAAATAAAAGTAAATTTGTAGGAGTTGTTGGTGGTGATCACTCATCTCCACTTGGACTTATCAAAGCTTTAAATGATACTCAAAATGAGCGATTTGGAATCTTACATGTTGATGCACATCATGATTTAAGAAAGGCATATGAAGGTTTTACATATTCTCATGCTTCTATTTTTTATAATGCAATGAATGAATGTGACAAAATTTCTAATTTAGTTCAATTTGGAATTAGAGATTATAGTAGTGAAGAATCTCAAAGATTGTTTAACTATGGATATAAAGGTGCATGTTTGTATGACACTGATATGCAACAACAATTAGCTTGGGGGGTTTCATTAGAAAATGTTTTTTCACCCTATATTGAAAAACTTCCAAGAAATGTATACCTATCAATAGATATAGATGGATTAGAGCCATTAAACTGCCCAAATACTGGAACACCTGTTCCTGGTGGATTAAGATATGGGGAATTAGAACATCTAATATTTATGGTGGTAAGAAGTGGAAGAAATATCATAGGTTTTGACTTATGTGAAGTTGGTGATAGTGTTGATGGTTGGGATGCAAATGTTGGTTCTAGGATTTTATACCAACTTTGCGGAGCATTATTAGCTAGTCAAGGTAAAATACCATACAAATAA
- a CDS encoding dihydrolipoyl dehydrogenase family protein, with the protein MKEFDLIIIGAGRASNLAVSAGKAGKKVALIEKSTLGGTCPNRGCVPSKLLLGYAHVANAIKESQRHFIDSSINSIDIKKIFEKTNSYISKIDSIYENKFNENVQIFKGEGSFISNNIVKVNDEQLTAPKIVIATGTRPIEAPHEKAWTSDDIFPLLGDIPKSITIVGAGFIACELASFFSGVGIKTTLLVRSQRILSNEDEEISAIFKDEFSKKMDILFDTSIKTTNYENNQFNLILENKDGTTKEHQSDALLYATGRQSNTDTLNLENTSIQIDKRGFIKRDKLFETNAKGVYVVGDASGKHMLQHAAAYEINHLGKILLEDCKEPLYFKYMPHAVFTEPEIASVGITEQKAKEKNIKYITSTTNWLASAKAMSTRLHYPVTKFLINPDNYEILGCHMIGPESSTMMHQVLAVMHINNDVRHIKEMLYIHPALSEALLPAAVAAVKEVEKYNKKS; encoded by the coding sequence ATGAAAGAATTTGATTTAATTATTATTGGAGCAGGAAGAGCCAGCAATCTAGCTGTTAGTGCTGGTAAAGCTGGTAAAAAAGTTGCTTTAATAGAAAAGTCAACTTTAGGCGGAACTTGCCCAAATAGAGGTTGTGTACCTTCAAAACTATTATTAGGTTATGCACACGTTGCAAATGCAATAAAAGAATCCCAAAGACATTTTATTGACTCATCTATAAATAGTATTGATATAAAAAAAATATTTGAAAAAACAAACAGTTATATTTCAAAAATCGATTCAATATATGAAAATAAATTTAATGAAAATGTTCAAATCTTCAAAGGTGAAGGTTCATTTATTTCAAATAATATAGTAAAAGTAAATGATGAGCAATTAACAGCTCCTAAAATAGTAATTGCAACGGGAACAAGACCTATAGAAGCTCCCCATGAAAAAGCTTGGACTAGTGATGATATATTTCCTTTACTTGGCGATATTCCAAAGTCTATTACTATTGTTGGAGCTGGTTTTATTGCTTGTGAGCTTGCAAGCTTTTTTTCAGGTGTTGGAATTAAAACTACACTACTAGTTAGAAGTCAAAGAATTTTAAGTAACGAAGACGAAGAGATATCTGCAATTTTTAAAGATGAATTTAGTAAAAAAATGGATATTTTATTTGATACAAGTATTAAAACTACAAATTATGAAAATAATCAATTTAATCTTATCCTTGAAAATAAAGATGGAACTACAAAAGAACATCAAAGTGATGCCCTTCTTTATGCAACAGGAAGACAATCAAATACAGATACATTAAACCTTGAAAATACATCTATTCAAATAGATAAAAGAGGTTTTATAAAAAGAGATAAGCTTTTTGAAACAAATGCAAAAGGAGTTTATGTAGTAGGAGATGCATCAGGAAAACACATGCTTCAGCACGCAGCTGCTTATGAAATAAATCATCTAGGAAAAATATTACTAGAAGATTGTAAAGAACCTTTATATTTTAAATATATGCCCCATGCAGTTTTTACAGAACCTGAAATTGCAAGTGTTGGAATAACAGAGCAAAAAGCAAAAGAGAAAAATATAAAATATATAACAAGTACTACAAACTGGTTAGCAAGTGCAAAAGCTATGTCAACTAGACTACACTATCCAGTTACTAAGTTTCTTATAAATCCAGATAATTATGAAATATTAGGATGTCATATGATAGGACCTGAAAGTTCAACTATGATGCATCAAGTCTTAGCAGTAATGCATATAAATAACGATGTAAGACATATAAAAGAAATGCTTTATATTCATCCAGCATTAAGTGAAGCTTTACTTCCAGCAGCTGTTGCAGCTGTAAAAGAAGTTGAAAAGTATAATAAAAAAAGTTAA
- a CDS encoding PQQ-dependent sugar dehydrogenase codes for MHFIYLFIILPVLLFSQTIQFKSEDTNITVEKIASNLGVVWGMTFISDNELLFTVKTGKIALLNIKTKEIKNISNLSNTQNLNYTGQGGLLDVQKSPNFLKDNELFFTYVKEIKGKSTTVLAKAKLQNNKLINWNDLFISQAFSDTSRHFGSRITFDEEGHLYFSIGDRGVRENSQNLSNHAGSIIRLNLDGSIPSDNPFINKKDALPEIYTYGHRNPQGLFYDKTSKNLWSIEHGPRGGDEINLIEKGKNYGWPIISYGKEYWNDFAVGESTAKEGMQQPIKYYIPSIAPSSLMVYNGDLFKKYKGNIFSGALKLTHLNRIVLDKSNNVIKEERLLENLNERIRNVIQSSDGKIYISSDSGNIYMLSTKN; via the coding sequence ATGCATTTTATCTATTTATTTATAATATTACCTGTTCTTTTATTTTCTCAAACTATCCAATTTAAAAGTGAAGATACAAATATTACAGTTGAAAAGATAGCATCAAATTTAGGTGTTGTTTGGGGTATGACTTTTATTTCTGATAATGAACTTTTATTTACTGTTAAAACTGGTAAAATCGCTCTTTTAAATATAAAAACTAAAGAAATCAAAAATATTTCAAATCTTTCAAATACTCAAAACTTAAACTACACAGGACAAGGCGGATTATTAGATGTTCAAAAAAGTCCAAATTTTTTAAAAGACAATGAACTTTTTTTCACTTATGTAAAAGAAATAAAAGGTAAATCAACAACTGTATTAGCAAAGGCAAAACTACAAAATAATAAATTAATTAATTGGAATGATTTATTTATAAGTCAAGCTTTTTCAGATACTTCAAGACACTTTGGAAGTCGAATTACTTTTGATGAAGAAGGTCATCTATATTTTTCAATTGGAGATAGGGGAGTTAGAGAAAACTCACAAAATTTGTCTAACCATGCTGGAAGTATTATAAGACTTAATCTTGATGGCTCAATTCCAAGTGATAATCCTTTTATTAATAAAAAAGATGCACTTCCTGAAATTTATACTTATGGACATAGAAATCCTCAAGGACTTTTTTATGATAAAACAAGTAAAAATTTATGGAGTATAGAACATGGCCCAAGGGGTGGTGATGAAATAAATTTGATTGAAAAAGGTAAAAATTATGGTTGGCCTATCATCTCTTATGGAAAAGAGTATTGGAATGATTTTGCTGTTGGAGAATCAACAGCAAAAGAAGGAATGCAACAGCCTATTAAATACTATATTCCATCAATTGCTCCTAGTTCGCTTATGGTTTATAATGGGGATTTATTTAAAAAATACAAAGGTAATATTTTTTCTGGAGCTTTAAAATTAACACATTTAAATAGAATTGTTCTTGATAAGAGTAACAATGTGATAAAAGAAGAGAGATTATTAGAAAATTTAAATGAGAGAATAAGAAATGTAATTCAATCTTCTGATGGTAAGATTTATATTTCTAGCGATAGTGGAAATATTTATATGTTAAGTACCAAAAATTAA
- a CDS encoding DUF1566 domain-containing protein, which produces MKILNALIFMSILTYSNAQMIKESEFILKDSKTNLLWQDTKEGTVIKRDFLEAQNYCQNLELDGYKNWQMPNFLELFSIVDTKSYNPTLPKEFKYFVSDNYWSSKTFGHGASGEAFVVNFLSGAFNRELMVDKFYIRCVKDLNK; this is translated from the coding sequence ATGAAAATCTTAAACGCTCTTATTTTTATGTCAATTCTTACTTATTCAAATGCTCAAATGATAAAAGAAAGTGAATTTATATTAAAAGATTCAAAAACAAATTTATTGTGGCAAGATACAAAAGAGGGCACGGTTATTAAAAGAGATTTTTTAGAAGCGCAAAATTATTGTCAAAATCTTGAACTTGATGGGTACAAAAATTGGCAGATGCCAAATTTTCTAGAATTATTTTCTATTGTAGATACAAAATCTTATAATCCAACATTGCCAAAAGAGTTTAAATATTTTGTATCTGATAATTACTGGTCAAGTAAAACTTTTGGACATGGAGCAAGTGGGGAAGCTTTTGTTGTGAATTTTTTATCAGGAGCTTTTAATAGAGAGTTAATGGTGGATAAATTTTATATAAGATGTGTGAAAGATTTGAATAAATAA
- a CDS encoding superoxide dismutase: MKHELMTLPYALDALAPLMSKETLEFHYGKHHQTYVNKLNELIVDTKYQDMSLLEIVYDSEGAVFNNAAQVYNHDFFWKGLTPTQGAISEKLEEALVESFGSVSEFKKEFTAKAIGHFGSGWAWLVQDNAQKLKIVTTANAQTPLADNLKPVLVCDVWEHAYYIDVRNARPAYLENFWKLVNWDYVEANLD; encoded by the coding sequence ATGAAACACGAATTAATGACTTTACCTTACGCTTTAGATGCTTTAGCTCCTTTAATGTCAAAAGAAACTTTAGAGTTTCATTATGGAAAACATCATCAAACATATGTTAACAAATTAAATGAATTAATAGTAGATACAAAGTACCAAGATATGAGCTTACTTGAAATAGTTTATGACTCAGAAGGGGCTGTTTTTAATAATGCTGCACAAGTTTACAATCATGATTTTTTTTGGAAAGGATTAACTCCTACTCAAGGTGCAATTTCAGAAAAATTAGAAGAAGCATTAGTTGAAAGTTTTGGTTCTGTTAGTGAATTTAAAAAAGAGTTTACAGCAAAAGCAATAGGACATTTTGGTTCAGGTTGGGCTTGGCTTGTTCAAGATAATGCACAAAAACTAAAAATAGTAACAACTGCAAATGCACAAACACCACTTGCAGATAATTTAAAACCTGTTTTAGTATGTGATGTTTGGGAACATGCTTATTATATTGATGTTAGAAATGCAAGACCTGCTTATTTAGAAAACTTCTGGAAACTTGTAAATTGGGATTATGTTGAGGCAAATTTAGATTAA
- a CDS encoding manganese-dependent inorganic pyrophosphatase, protein MAIYTCGHTTPDSDSICSAISLGYLLNKIGREAIPARQGVVSPETQFILDRFGFEAPLLKTEFAGEELFITDYSDKGQAPADIDKAIVVGIVDHHKLGDITTSTPLECWIRPVGCTNTIVKEMYDYHKVEIPANIAGIMMCAILSDTVIFKSPTCTEIDIKAVRELATICGVEDFGALGMEMFKVKSAVSGVPVRELILRDYKPFDMHGTKVGIGQLEVIDLSIFDSVKAELQADLEKLRIENNLHTTCLILTDIMKEGSEVLVCSEDTSIFEKAFNVKLVDGKVWLDGCLSRKKQIIPFLEPAFA, encoded by the coding sequence ATGGCAATTTATACATGTGGACACACAACTCCTGATTCAGACTCTATCTGTTCAGCGATTTCATTAGGATATTTATTAAATAAAATTGGTAGAGAAGCAATTCCTGCACGTCAAGGTGTGGTTTCTCCTGAAACTCAATTTATCTTAGATAGATTTGGATTTGAAGCACCATTATTAAAAACTGAATTTGCAGGTGAAGAACTATTTATTACAGATTATTCTGATAAAGGTCAAGCTCCAGCTGATATTGATAAAGCAATAGTTGTAGGTATCGTTGATCACCATAAATTAGGTGATATTACAACTTCAACTCCACTTGAATGTTGGATTAGACCAGTTGGTTGTACAAATACAATTGTAAAAGAAATGTATGATTATCATAAAGTTGAAATCCCTGCAAATATTGCAGGAATTATGATGTGTGCAATTTTATCTGATACTGTAATTTTCAAATCACCAACATGTACAGAAATTGATATTAAAGCTGTTAGAGAATTAGCAACTATTTGTGGTGTTGAAGATTTTGGTGCACTTGGAATGGAGATGTTCAAAGTTAAATCAGCAGTTTCAGGAGTTCCTGTAAGAGAATTAATTTTAAGAGATTACAAACCATTTGATATGCATGGAACAAAAGTTGGAATTGGACAACTTGAAGTTATTGATTTATCTATTTTTGATAGTGTTAAAGCTGAATTACAAGCTGATTTAGAAAAATTAAGAATTGAAAACAACTTACATACAACTTGTTTAATCTTAACAGATATTATGAAAGAAGGTTCAGAAGTATTAGTTTGTTCAGAAGATACGTCTATTTTTGAAAAAGCATTTAATGTAAAACTTGTAGATGGAAAAGTTTGGTTAGATGGTTGTTTATCAAGAAAAAAACAAATCATTCCTTTCTTAGAACCTGCATTCGCGTAA
- a CDS encoding GGDEF domain-containing protein — protein sequence MLYNQIFFKSILDTVENHIVVIDKNGDIIFTNKSWNSFGENNHCITNASDWQKINYLEVCDKSSLNGESFGFEAAVGIRKVIENKEKTFYLEYPCHGKKEKRWFLMSVESFIFEKTEYFVISHQTITKRKLAEDKALKLSLVDGLTNIYNRRAFNRFIKEELKRWKRQKTPISLALLDIDYFKLLNDTYGHLEGDNCLKKIGKVLKKNIKRAGDICARYGGEEFALVLGNTSNENALLLIDKIKKDIKKHKIPNEKSTVSPIVTISIGLITINTDIDTDEKEIIKKADELLYQAKQNGRNQVISKIE from the coding sequence ATGCTTTATAATCAAATTTTTTTTAAATCAATACTAGATACAGTAGAAAATCATATTGTTGTAATAGATAAAAATGGTGATATTATTTTTACAAATAAAAGTTGGAACAGTTTTGGAGAAAATAATCACTGTATAACAAATGCTTCTGATTGGCAAAAAATTAATTATTTAGAAGTTTGTGATAAATCATCTTTAAATGGAGAATCTTTTGGTTTTGAAGCAGCAGTTGGAATAAGGAAAGTAATTGAGAATAAAGAGAAAACTTTTTATTTAGAGTATCCTTGTCATGGAAAGAAAGAAAAACGTTGGTTTTTAATGAGTGTTGAGTCTTTTATTTTTGAAAAGACTGAATACTTTGTTATTTCTCATCAAACAATTACAAAGAGAAAATTAGCAGAAGATAAAGCTTTAAAGCTTTCTTTGGTAGATGGGTTAACAAATATTTACAATCGTAGAGCATTTAATAGATTTATAAAAGAAGAATTAAAACGTTGGAAAAGACAGAAAACACCTATTTCTTTGGCTCTTTTAGATATAGATTATTTTAAATTATTAAATGACACATATGGACATCTAGAGGGCGATAATTGCTTAAAAAAAATAGGTAAAGTTTTAAAAAAAAATATAAAAAGAGCAGGTGATATCTGTGCTCGTTATGGTGGAGAAGAGTTTGCTTTAGTTTTAGGAAATACAAGTAATGAAAATGCTTTATTACTCATTGATAAAATTAAAAAAGATATTAAAAAACATAAAATTCCAAATGAAAAATCAACAGTTTCACCTATAGTTACAATTAGTATTGGATTAATAACTATAAATACTGATATTGATACAGATGAAAAAGAAATTATAAAAAAAGCAGATGAATTACTATATCAAGCAAAACAAAATGGTAGAAATCAAGTTATTAGTAAAATTGAATAG